The proteins below come from a single Spirochaetia bacterium 38H-sp genomic window:
- a CDS encoding IscS subfamily cysteine desulfurase, which translates to MKKRVYMDYNATTPVLPEVRDVLMDALDVFGNASSLHGFGREASALVEGARKAVARLIGAEPEEIVFTGGGSESNNSVLKMFSCGSSSCSCASLGRSSVVTSVIEHPSILSTARFLEHTGISVSYVSVDSYGRFDLDKLDELVTSDTALVSLMMANNEIGTLQDIKAAASIAHKKGALFHTDAVQAVGKVPVSVKELDVDYLSFSAHKIGGPKGVGVLYVRKGTPFCTFIHGGHQEHGKRAGTYNTQGIAGLGKACEIAQEKLGEESSRLWALREKLRQGIEENIKDVIVNGHPEYCLPGTLNVSFRGIEGEAILLGLDMMGVAVSTGSACASGSLDPSHVLLAIDSDPERAHGSIRFSLGWASTEEDVDYVLEVLPPVVERLRKISSVYSG; encoded by the coding sequence ATGAAAAAACGAGTTTATATGGATTATAATGCCACAACGCCTGTTTTGCCAGAGGTGCGGGATGTTCTTATGGATGCTCTGGATGTTTTTGGTAATGCGTCCAGTCTCCATGGCTTTGGTAGGGAGGCTTCTGCTCTGGTTGAGGGTGCTAGAAAGGCTGTTGCACGTCTTATAGGGGCTGAGCCGGAGGAGATTGTTTTTACTGGTGGCGGGTCTGAGAGTAATAATAGCGTACTCAAGATGTTCTCCTGTGGGAGTTCTTCTTGTTCTTGTGCTTCTCTGGGGCGTTCTTCTGTTGTCACATCTGTTATCGAGCATCCTAGTATCTTGTCTACTGCGCGGTTTCTTGAGCATACGGGTATTTCTGTGTCGTATGTATCTGTGGATTCTTATGGCAGGTTTGATCTTGATAAACTGGATGAGCTTGTTACGTCCGATACTGCTCTTGTGTCTCTTATGATGGCAAATAATGAGATTGGTACTTTGCAGGATATTAAGGCTGCTGCAAGTATTGCACATAAGAAGGGTGCTCTTTTTCATACAGATGCGGTGCAGGCTGTGGGTAAGGTTCCTGTGTCTGTAAAAGAACTCGATGTGGATTATCTTAGTTTTTCTGCTCATAAGATCGGCGGTCCCAAGGGGGTTGGTGTTCTGTACGTGAGAAAGGGTACTCCTTTTTGTACTTTTATACATGGTGGTCATCAGGAGCATGGTAAACGTGCGGGTACGTATAATACTCAGGGGATTGCCGGACTTGGTAAGGCTTGTGAGATTGCTCAGGAGAAACTGGGAGAGGAGTCTTCCAGACTGTGGGCTCTGCGCGAGAAATTGAGGCAGGGGATTGAGGAGAATATAAAGGATGTGATTGTAAACGGGCATCCTGAGTATTGTCTCCCCGGTACTCTCAATGTTTCTTTTAGAGGGATTGAGGGTGAGGCTATCTTGCTAGGGCTTGATATGATGGGAGTTGCTGTTTCTACCGGCTCTGCCTGTGCCTCAGGTTCTCTTGATCCGTCGCATGTTCTTCTTGCTATTGATTCTGACCCAGAGAGAGCTCACGGGTCCATACGCTTTAGCCTTGGTTGGGCAAGTACGGAAGAAGATGTTGATTATGTTCTTGAGGTACTACCTCCTGTCGTGGAGAGGCTTAGAAAGATATCTTCTGTATATTCCGGATAA
- a CDS encoding MFS transporter — protein MATDIEKTIRQDPNIRKFCFYGFFKNLKFFEPYLYLYLINQGFSFFLIGTLFSIQEAIVYLMEIPSGVFADNYGKKTALIIAFSFYIASFAGFFFIKNFAIAVIAISLYALGEAFRSGTHKALIYNYLEHKNWFEYKTLVYGRTRSFSLIGSALSAILSIAFIIGLPSVKWLFLLSILPYLIDALLVISYPQYLDEKQRTKFSASGLIKDTFLHLKKIIKRKKLLRVLINSAQFDASFKVTKDYIQPILKTMIMASPIMLFPFLEKEQNIKAILGITYALFYIFSAAASRNIYKLTKKTSSVNLLNTGYLILAILMAITALIIKLNIVILIPILFFALYIVKNARRPIIVDVLGDIIEKTERATVLSVDSQLRSIAMVVLSPLFGLIADTAGLSGAFIILGALLILLYPVISCRK, from the coding sequence ATGGCAACGGACATAGAAAAAACAATCAGACAAGACCCCAACATAAGAAAATTCTGCTTCTACGGATTCTTTAAAAACCTAAAGTTTTTTGAACCTTATTTATACCTCTATCTTATCAATCAGGGATTTTCCTTTTTTCTTATAGGAACACTGTTTTCCATACAAGAAGCAATAGTATACCTCATGGAAATCCCATCCGGAGTATTTGCCGACAATTATGGAAAAAAAACAGCTCTGATTATAGCATTCTCGTTTTACATAGCATCATTTGCAGGCTTTTTCTTTATAAAAAACTTTGCAATCGCAGTAATAGCCATAAGCCTTTATGCGCTGGGAGAAGCATTTCGCTCGGGAACACACAAAGCACTAATATACAATTACCTTGAGCATAAAAACTGGTTTGAATACAAAACACTTGTCTACGGCAGAACACGCTCTTTTTCTCTCATAGGCTCAGCACTATCCGCAATACTATCCATAGCATTTATAATAGGACTCCCATCCGTAAAGTGGCTTTTTTTGCTATCAATCCTCCCCTACCTCATAGATGCGCTGCTTGTCATAAGCTACCCGCAATACCTTGACGAAAAACAAAGAACTAAATTTTCCGCATCAGGACTGATAAAAGATACATTTTTACACCTAAAAAAAATAATAAAAAGAAAAAAACTTCTCCGAGTCCTTATCAACTCCGCACAATTTGACGCATCGTTTAAAGTAACAAAAGACTACATACAGCCAATATTAAAGACCATGATAATGGCAAGCCCAATTATGCTGTTTCCCTTCTTAGAAAAAGAACAAAACATAAAAGCCATACTTGGAATAACCTATGCTCTCTTCTACATATTTAGTGCAGCAGCATCAAGAAACATATATAAGCTTACTAAAAAAACTAGCTCCGTCAATCTCTTAAACACAGGATACCTGATCCTTGCAATCCTCATGGCAATAACAGCACTAATAATAAAGCTCAATATAGTCATATTGATACCTATCCTATTCTTTGCCCTTTACATAGTAAAAAATGCAAGGCGACCAATAATAGTAGATGTTCTTGGCGATATAATAGAAAAAACAGAGCGCGCAACAGTCTTATCCGTAGACAGCCAGCTAAGATCCATTGCCATGGTCGTATTATCTCCCCTGTTTGGACTCATTGCAGATACTGCAGGACTCTCAGGTGCATTTATAATACTTGGAGCACTTCTTATACTCCTGTACCCCGTAATAAGCTGCAGAAAATAG
- a CDS encoding bile acid:sodium symporter, which produces MDMIQRLTEHLKKNLMWYALLSIAVGWSLGVLFPGFVVANKSVLSVLITVFVFMMIYPMMINLNLEKIPGVLKKPKPIIMTVLYNFVITPLISILLVKLFIHDQEIALGFMLVMLIPGSSMSLGYTGLVEGGLEIATVAMGFIFVLIPIFLPFFIHILGKAYNIAIPLGLLLKTVVLVLIVPMFAGDITRRIIIKSKGENGFKKIKPLFSFISMITMLFMVTLIFMLKAPVLFKNWTVVVNLAFVTLIYLAIMFPLMTVVNKLFKIDYKEHMAIAFLSTGKNNGTAIAIAMLAFSAMVAIPAAILPLFQIIFSIAYVHLHKKIREYFDRGM; this is translated from the coding sequence ATGGATATGATACAGAGATTGACAGAACATCTTAAGAAGAATCTTATGTGGTATGCTCTTTTATCCATAGCAGTGGGATGGTCATTGGGAGTGCTTTTTCCCGGGTTTGTTGTGGCTAACAAATCTGTTTTGAGTGTTTTGATTACTGTTTTTGTTTTTATGATGATATATCCCATGATGATTAATCTTAATCTAGAAAAGATTCCCGGTGTCTTAAAGAAGCCTAAGCCAATCATTATGACTGTTCTATATAATTTTGTTATTACTCCTTTGATTAGTATTTTACTTGTAAAATTGTTTATCCATGACCAGGAGATAGCGCTTGGTTTTATGCTGGTTATGTTGATACCCGGCTCGTCTATGAGTCTTGGTTATACCGGTCTTGTGGAAGGTGGTTTGGAGATAGCTACTGTTGCAATGGGGTTTATTTTTGTCCTTATTCCAATTTTCTTGCCTTTCTTTATACATATCTTAGGGAAGGCTTATAATATTGCTATTCCTCTTGGTTTGTTGTTGAAGACAGTAGTCCTTGTGCTTATAGTGCCAATGTTTGCGGGTGATATAACTAGAAGGATCATTATAAAGAGTAAGGGGGAAAATGGATTTAAGAAGATTAAACCTCTGTTTTCTTTTATAAGCATGATAACAATGCTTTTTATGGTCACTCTTATCTTTATGCTAAAGGCTCCGGTACTGTTTAAGAACTGGACTGTTGTTGTTAATCTTGCTTTTGTAACATTGATATATCTTGCAATTATGTTTCCTCTTATGACTGTAGTCAATAAACTTTTTAAAATAGATTATAAGGAGCATATGGCTATTGCCTTTTTAAGTACTGGTAAGAATAATGGTACTGCTATTGCTATTGCCATGCTTGCCTTTTCTGCTATGGTGGCCATACCTGCTGCTATTTTGCCGTTGTTTCAAATTATATTTTCTATTGCTTATGTTCATCTTCATAAAAAAATACGCGAATACTTTGATAGGGGAATGTAG
- a CDS encoding endo-1,4-beta-xylanase → MRKRVVLLLLLVGFLFVSCEENMRSLADKNGLLFGVAVRSSDLFDPVASKLIEDNFNIVVTENIMKLENLRPNPRFWNWNPVDDFVEAATEKGMKLRGHTFIWHNQLPAFARNIRTREEGIKVIEDTITQVLTRYKGKFYEYDVCNEIIDDETGGLRKTVWLDTIGPDYADIAFRIAKETDPSVKLILNDYSNEYAGTIKGDGFYNFVKGMVERGVPIDGVGFQLHLSTDYPLNEQALRKNIHRFYDLGLTVSFTEIDVRVKMPMTPQKEKLQKEIYEKLLRIALEEKVSCFVMWGYTDANSWVPGTFPGYGSAHPFDRQLKPKELYISMGKILAEYAEKNKK, encoded by the coding sequence ATGAGAAAGAGAGTAGTATTGCTACTTCTGTTAGTAGGGTTTTTATTTGTATCTTGTGAGGAGAATATGAGAAGCCTTGCCGATAAAAATGGGCTTCTTTTCGGTGTTGCTGTGCGTTCTAGCGACCTCTTTGACCCTGTTGCATCCAAGTTGATAGAGGATAACTTTAATATTGTTGTAACAGAGAATATCATGAAGCTGGAAAATCTGAGGCCCAATCCGCGTTTCTGGAACTGGAATCCTGTTGACGATTTTGTCGAGGCTGCAACTGAGAAGGGTATGAAGTTGCGCGGTCATACTTTTATCTGGCATAATCAGTTGCCGGCTTTTGCACGCAATATCCGTACGCGTGAGGAAGGTATCAAGGTGATTGAGGATACCATAACCCAGGTCCTAACACGATATAAGGGAAAATTTTATGAATATGATGTTTGTAATGAGATTATAGATGATGAGACAGGCGGGCTTAGGAAAACGGTCTGGCTTGACACTATAGGGCCTGACTATGCGGATATCGCTTTCCGGATTGCAAAGGAAACGGATCCGTCTGTTAAACTTATTCTCAATGACTATAGCAATGAGTATGCTGGAACTATTAAAGGTGATGGTTTTTATAACTTTGTAAAGGGCATGGTTGAGCGCGGAGTGCCTATAGATGGTGTGGGTTTTCAGTTGCATCTCAGCACGGACTATCCTCTTAATGAGCAGGCATTGCGTAAGAATATACACAGGTTTTATGACCTTGGACTCACTGTTTCTTTTACTGAGATCGATGTCAGGGTAAAAATGCCTATGACACCACAGAAGGAAAAGTTGCAGAAAGAGATCTATGAGAAGCTGCTTAGGATTGCACTGGAAGAAAAGGTCTCCTGTTTTGTAATGTGGGGATACACCGATGCCAATAGCTGGGTTCCAGGCACTTTTCCCGGCTACGGAAGCGCCCATCCCTTTGACAGACAGCTTAAGCCCAAAGAGCTATATATCAGCATGGGCAAAATACTTGCAGAGTATGCTGAGAAAAATAAAAAGTAA
- a CDS encoding histidinol-phosphatase: MQKNKQDNYKQFSPISPYLLTCKHNSKKIKAELFVKGVMMQHTNYHTHSFFCDGKGKPIDYVREAEKKGFLALGFSSHAPLPYKNSWTLKEKDLEKYRETILELKQSAERLDIYLGLEIDYLPPHMSPYDQRFQPLDYTIGSVHIAEDMATHTFYELDGDEKKYKEAISFFGGVQQMVEWYYNQIAIMCKETPPTIVGHFDLIKKNNPGNKYFTGEESWYKKAVEKALDAVADAGCILEINTGGLARKKTTEAYPSDWILSECRQRDIPVTLCSDAHDPAQIDFGLDDALESVKKAGYTEIYALLGGEWRPRSLE; the protein is encoded by the coding sequence ATGCAAAAGAACAAACAAGATAATTACAAACAATTCTCACCAATCAGTCCATACTTATTGACTTGTAAACATAATAGTAAGAAGATAAAAGCAGAACTTTTTGTAAAAGGAGTTATGATGCAGCACACCAACTATCATACACATTCTTTCTTCTGTGACGGCAAGGGAAAGCCTATAGACTACGTAAGAGAAGCAGAGAAAAAAGGCTTCTTGGCATTGGGTTTTTCTTCTCATGCTCCGCTGCCATACAAGAACAGCTGGACGCTCAAGGAAAAAGATCTGGAAAAATATAGAGAAACCATACTGGAGTTAAAACAAAGTGCAGAACGACTTGATATATATCTTGGACTTGAGATTGACTATCTTCCTCCGCACATGAGCCCTTATGACCAAAGGTTCCAGCCACTGGATTATACGATAGGCTCGGTACATATAGCAGAAGATATGGCAACACACACCTTCTACGAATTGGACGGAGACGAAAAAAAATACAAAGAAGCTATTTCTTTTTTTGGCGGGGTACAGCAGATGGTAGAATGGTATTACAATCAGATTGCTATCATGTGCAAAGAAACCCCACCTACAATCGTGGGACACTTTGACCTCATCAAGAAAAACAATCCAGGAAACAAGTATTTCACTGGAGAAGAGTCCTGGTATAAAAAGGCGGTAGAAAAGGCTTTGGATGCAGTAGCAGATGCAGGTTGTATACTTGAGATAAATACGGGTGGTCTTGCAAGAAAAAAGACAACAGAAGCTTATCCGTCGGACTGGATTCTCTCTGAGTGCAGGCAGAGGGATATTCCCGTAACACTTTGCTCGGATGCTCACGATCCAGCTCAGATAGATTTTGGCCTTGATGATGCGCTAGAGAGTGTAAAAAAAGCAGGATATACAGAAATATATGCATTGCTGGGAGGAGAATGGCGACCAAGATCGCTGGAATAG
- a CDS encoding Gx transporter family protein produces MASLYSREKQLDITAFLTALSMFFSTLEYLVPKPLPYIRLGLANIPLIAALPVLDVPYYLLLIAGKAIGQAIVNGTLLSYVFLFSIAGSVSSGTLMLLVSRIAKKHISPIGISTLGAFVSNSVQLSLSVLYIFGTSAIVIAPVFLGIGTVSGFTVGLICLLYFKKSQWYKKLIGGKL; encoded by the coding sequence ATGGCTTCTCTTTACAGCAGGGAAAAGCAACTGGATATAACAGCCTTCCTTACAGCATTAAGTATGTTTTTTTCTACGCTTGAGTACCTTGTGCCAAAACCGCTGCCATATATCCGTCTGGGGCTGGCCAATATACCCCTTATTGCAGCGCTGCCTGTCCTGGATGTGCCGTACTATTTACTGCTTATAGCTGGCAAAGCCATAGGCCAGGCCATAGTCAATGGCACGCTGCTGTCCTATGTGTTTCTCTTCTCGATAGCCGGTTCTGTTTCTTCCGGTACTCTCATGCTGCTCGTAAGCCGCATTGCAAAAAAACATATAAGCCCCATAGGAATAAGCACCTTGGGTGCCTTTGTGAGCAATAGCGTACAGCTTAGCCTATCTGTACTGTACATATTCGGCACATCTGCAATAGTCATAGCTCCTGTTTTTCTCGGCATAGGCACAGTAAGCGGATTTACAGTAGGCCTCATATGCCTGCTGTACTTTAAAAAATCCCAGTGGTACAAAAAACTTATTGGCGGAAAACTCTAG
- a CDS encoding ZIP family metal transporter — protein MSWFYSLGVVMQALIAGLFTWFMTLLGAGSVFIFKNPSRKLLDMMLGFAAGVMIAASFWSLLAPSIDMAERMGMIPWVPAVVGFLLGAVVLRIMDLVLPHLHPGEPIEHAEGIHTTWKKTVLLVAAITLHNIPEGLAVGVAFGAIGAGIPSAGVAGAIALAIGIGIQNFPEGLAVSAPLRREGMSVGASFFWGQMSAMVEPVFAVIGAALVMVMQPVLPYALAFAAGAMIFVVIEDVIPESQLSGNSDISTHGAIVGFAVMMLLDVALG, from the coding sequence ATGAGTTGGTTTTATAGTCTTGGAGTCGTGATGCAGGCTCTTATTGCGGGGCTTTTTACTTGGTTTATGACTTTGTTGGGCGCAGGGAGTGTTTTTATTTTTAAGAATCCTTCTCGTAAGCTTCTTGATATGATGCTGGGATTTGCTGCAGGTGTCATGATAGCAGCTAGTTTTTGGTCGCTTTTGGCTCCTTCCATAGATATGGCCGAGAGAATGGGGATGATTCCTTGGGTTCCTGCTGTTGTAGGCTTTTTGCTTGGTGCGGTTGTGCTAAGAATTATGGACCTTGTTCTCCCTCATTTGCATCCTGGCGAACCTATTGAACATGCTGAGGGTATACATACTACCTGGAAGAAAACTGTGTTGCTTGTTGCAGCTATCACTTTGCACAATATTCCCGAAGGGCTTGCCGTGGGTGTTGCTTTTGGTGCTATTGGTGCAGGAATCCCTTCTGCGGGTGTTGCTGGTGCTATTGCGTTGGCTATTGGTATAGGGATTCAGAATTTTCCAGAAGGGCTTGCTGTATCCGCTCCTTTAAGGCGTGAGGGGATGAGTGTGGGGGCTAGTTTTTTCTGGGGGCAGATGTCAGCTATGGTTGAGCCTGTTTTTGCAGTTATTGGAGCTGCTCTTGTTATGGTTATGCAGCCTGTTTTGCCATATGCTCTTGCTTTTGCAGCCGGGGCTATGATCTTTGTTGTTATAGAGGATGTTATTCCGGAATCTCAGTTGTCCGGTAATTCTGATATTTCTACTCACGGTGCTATTGTGGGGTTTGCGGTTATGATGCTTTTGGATGTTGCTTTGGGTTGA